GCAACCCGATGGCACTGAATCCGAACAGGCAGGCATGGAACGCATCAACGCCGCGCTTGCCGGGGAGCCCCAGGTTTTCGAATGGCGTCATCTGCGTGGGGATGGTGTACCAATTGACGCTGAAATCAGCCTGAATTGCATCCAGCGGGGAGGCAAGCAGTACCTTCTGGCCACGAATCGGGATATCACGGAACGCAATCAGATGCTAAAGGCCCTCCATGAAAGTGAAGAGTACCTGACGAGCATCTTCCGTACCGTGCGGACCGGAATCGGTGTCGTGGCCGATCGGTCGTTGGAAACCGTCAATGACCGATTCTGCGAAATCTTCGGGTACGCCCGAAAAGAGCTTGTGGGGGATCTGACCAGAAAACTTTATGTTTCTGAAGAAGAGTTCCAACGCTGTGGGAAAGCGATATACGGCCAGCTGGAACAAAAGGGAATCAGCACTGTTGAGGCGCACATGGTCCGCAAGGACGGCAGGGAGGTACACGTTCGGATTGATTCAACCCGGCTTGCCAGTGCGGTAAACGGTAATACTGTCATTTCGAGTATTCTCGACATCACGGCCCTGAAACATGCCGAGGATCAACTTCGGGCCAGTGAAGAACGCTTCAAGGCTTTGCACAATGCCTCGTTTGGCGGCATCTCCATTCATGACAAAGGCGTGATCCTGGACTGTAATCAGGGGCTTGCAGACATCACTGGCTACAGACTTGACGAACTCATTGGTATGGACGGATTGCGGCTCATTGCCGACCAGTCTCGGGAACTGGTCATGGGCAACATCAAGTCCAGATATGAGGAACCGTATGAAGCCATGGGCGTGCGCAAAAACGGTGAAGAGTATCCGCTTCGACTGGAAGGCAAGATGATACCATACCAGGGCAAGACCATGCGCGTGGTGGAATTTCGAGACATTACCGAGAGCAAACGAACCCTGAAGGCCCTACAGGAAAACGAACAATTCCTGGCAAGCATTTTCCGCAGCACGCCAACCGGGATAGGGGTCTGCAAAAATCGGGTAGTCATGACGGTTAATGACCGGTTTTGTAAAATTTTCGGGTACCCCCGCGAGGAGATTGTCGGCCAGGATGTGCGGATGCTCTATGCTTCCGAAGAAGAATACCAGCGTTGCGGCCAGGAAATCTACGAAGATCTGGAAAAATATGGGTACGGTTCGATAGAGGCGCTTGGTAGACACAACAACGGTAAAGAGATCCATGTGCTCCTCAATATGGCCCCGCTCCCGGCGGATGAGGAAGAGCGGGTCATTTCCTTAAACATCATGGATATTACCGAGTGGAAAAAGAACGAGGAGGCGCTGAGACGGTACAAGGACGAGTTGGAGGAAATGGTCAAGGAGCGCACCGAGGAATTGATGGACTCAAACGCCGAACTTCAAAGACTGATTGAAGCATCCGATGATCGCTCGGAACAGACCGCCATATTGAATGAAATGGGTGAATTGTTGCAGGCTTGTGAAACCGAGGAGGAAACATATCGTGTCGCCGTGGGTGTCTGCGCAAAGCTGTTTCCAAAAGACTCCGGATGCCTGGGCATCCTCGACGAGGACAACTGGAGCATTAACGTTGTCGGCTCCTGGGGAGACGGACACAGCTGCAATGAAGAATTCGCCCACAACGACTGCTGGGCAATTCGACGGGGGAAGGCCCATATGGTTCTGGAGCCTGATACCGATCCTTTGTGCATACATGTACGCAAAAAACCGGCGTGTGGAACCATCTGCGTACCAATGAACGCCCAGGGGAAGGTCCTGGGCATGGCACACATGCTTTTTGACAGTGCCATAAAGGAATATAAGGAACCGGAACGACGCCGGATTTTACAGGAAAAACGTTTACTTCTTGGCGGTTTGGTGGAGCGCTACGCCCCAAGTCTCGTTAACCTGCGCCTCCGGGAAAGCCTTCGAGAGCAGTCCATCCGTGACCGGTTAACCGGCCTTTTCAACCGCAGACACATGGAGGAAGCGCTGAATTGTGAATTGGCACGTGCAAGAAGACGAGGTGCGTCACTGGTCGTAATCATGATTGATGTCGACCACTTCAAGCGATTTAATGACACATATGGCCACGAAACCGGGGACGAGGTTCTGCGCAAACTGGGCGGGTTTCTTACTTCAACGGTGCGAATGGAGGATATCCCGTGCAGATATGGAGGAGAAGAACTCATGCTCATTTTGCCTGAATGCACCATGAAAGACGGGCTTAACAGAGCAGAGGAAGTTCGGAGGGGAATCGAAAAGGATGTCATGGTCGTGCATAATAAAGAACGCTTGCAAGTAACGGCGTCTCTTGGCGTTGCCTCTTTCCCTCTGGATGGTGAAAATATGGAAAGCCTCATTGCTGCTGCAGACAAAGCCCTCTACCGCGCCAAGGAGGCAGGTAGAAACAAAGTGGTTGCGTATAAAAACCAGTCATGAACCAGCATAGATGCCTGCATTAGGAGGATTACCGGATCACAATTAAAAAAGTGCAAAAAAGCGGGGACCTGATAATCCGATGGAGAAAAAAATGAACGAAAAAAATTCTAATTTAAAAGAAGATGCCAACGAACCTATCAACAGGGAAATTCATGACAAGCAAGAATTGACTAAAGAAGAACGCCCCAAAGATGATCGTATCGAACTCAAGCCACTCAACATAAGCTCGCTGTTATGACCAAACCCCGTTAAGGGGATTTACATTAATAAAAACTTCATGCGAATCACCTAAGATTCGTTTATAAACAATGGTAATTCAATCACACTTTAAAAATGGGAGACATCTTATGAGTGAGCAGGGAATATTGCTTGAGTCAGGCACCAACGAACTGGAGCTGCTCGCGGTCCTGATAAATGACCAGCCTTTCGGGATTAACGTTGCCAAGGTCCAATCTATTCAACAATATGATCAAAAATCAATAGCCACTCTACCCCATGAGGTGCCGGGAGTTCTTGGCATGCTACTTTACAGGGACAAGACGATTCCTGTAATGGATTTAGCACAGATACTTGATATTGAGGAGACCATTGAATATGAAAGAGAAATCGTTGTTGTCACTGAATTTAATAATTCTGTAAATGGTTTCAAAGTTAATGGTGTAAGACGTATATATCGGATATCCTGGAAAGACCTGGTACCACTCGATCAGACCATCGGGGATACAAATTATTTTACTGGTTCAGTAAGCATTGAAGGTGATCAGATATTGGTCGTTGATCTTGAGCATATTTTATCAACGATTTTTCCAGATCTTATCATTGAAGATGTTAGTGAGGAAAATCTTTCAAAAAATGAGCGTATTACAAGGGATCAACTCCAAATTATTTTTACAGATGACTCATCGACGATACGAAAGGGTGTGTCAAGTGCTTTGAAATCAGCAGGGTTCTCAAACATTACGGAATTTGAAAATGGTTCTCAAACGCTTCAACATTTAAAAATTAATTTTGGAAACGGTGAACAGAACTTAAGTAAAGTTGTTCTTATAAGCGATATAGAAATGCCCCAAATGGATGGACTGACTTTATGTAAAAATGTGAAACAGAATCCAAACCTTAAAAACATTTTTACCATCATGTTTTCAAGTTTAATTAATAAACAGATGATTGCGAAGTGCAATGCGGTAAAAGCGGATAATTATGTCACTAAACCAGAAACCAACCAACTAATTCAATTGCTGGATGAACTATGTATCGGTTCGGCGGATTAGTAAATGTAGGGCGAGATTTTTGTTTATTATTTTTGCCAAAAGCCTTTAAAGGCTGTGCCCCGAGGTAGTGCCGGAATAGACCATATTGTAAGCTCTTGATAATATTTTTATTCTTTGTTATAGCTTGCTTTAAAAAAAGGAAATCCCTATCCATCATTCTTATTCCAAGGGATAAAAAGTCATGAAAGCTTTTTACATAAAAATTTCATCCTCAGTGGCTGTTTCAAGCGTGTTAGCTATTTTTATCTTTGGTTTTACCGACGCAGTACTGGCTCAGACCATTGATGTGACGGTTACCACTGCAGTAATCTCTTCACAAAATCAGGCCACATTTACAGCAACTGAAGCAGGCAATGCCAAAGCACATGTGAATATCTATATTGATGGCATATTGAGCGACGAAACCGATTCGAATGGCAAATGCGTAGTTTCCGGTTTAACGTCTGGTTCGCATACTTGGGAGGCAATATATGGAGGGGGGGCCATAGGGATAGGGAAGTTTGTATTTTTCCAATATGGCATTTTAGCGACAGGAACAGATAGTCCACCCATCAATTTTAGTTATGCCATTAATGTCACGGCATCAACTTCCGGGATATGGGGTTACGATGCCTGGACTAGTGGTGAATATAAACAAGCATTTATTGATACTCCAGGTATTGCATCAGGCACATACTTAAAATGTAAAAGAAGGGAAATCAGAGCAGATATCCATTATGGTATTTCTTTTGATAGCCCCCCTTCAATAAATATATCATCAACTGGATATGATGGGGCTAATCCGCACATAGGAGGTTCTCCTTGGTGTAGTATGATCGAAGAGAGAACTGATGGATGCAGTCTTAAAAGCTTTGTATATTATGTAGGATATACTATTTTAGGCTCAAGCGTTAAAAAGTGGCTTCCCAGTGACAATGCGCAGTTTTCAATTACCTGGTCCGGCTCAAAAGCAGGTAGTAACAGCGTAAATAAGAACGATACGGATAAAATTATTGAGACTATGTCTGGTAACCGGACCAACGGGACGAGTTTAGCGCTTACTGTTAATGGGACCACATACCACGGTGAGTATAGCGTCCAGGGAGGTGGCGTAAAATTATGGTTTGTTGGAAATGAACTACATGCTGCGTATATTGCGTCACCACAATCCTGGTCACAAACTAGTGCCGGGTCAGGCAGCGTTACCGACAAAGATGTGGGCAGATTAATTACCGAATCTTCATTGGAATCCCCTAATAACGATACTGCTTATTCAATCGAATATCTTTTAATAAATGGAACATCCGTGCGTGATCAGGACGACAACGATAAAAACAGAGATTTGAATAAAATCGAATATAGCGGTGTTATGGGGTGGATGTCGGGGAACAAATTGTATGCCAGCATGTCTTATCATCCGCCGTCGGCATTTATCGATTCTATTTCACCTATCTTAACTCAAATTGATGATTCTGTGTATTTCAATGGTCACGGAACAGATACGGATCCGGGTGATTATATAACCGAATATAAATGGCGGTCGCATAAAGATGGTGTGTTAAGCACTTCAAGCTCGTTTGCAACCGATAAGCTTTCGGCTGGAAGTCATGTTATTTACTTTCAAGTGGCGGACAGTACCCCGTACACTAAACCATTTACACCGTTATGGTCTCCGGAAATAACCAGCAGTATACGAGTAAATAAACCTCCGGTTTCTTATATAAGTTTAATACGAGGTACCGGCATAGATAGCAATGGTTATCCGACATTAATATTGGGAGAACCGATGACCTTTGACGGTGTTGGACTTGACTTTGACGGATATATCTCAGGCTATGAATGGAATTCCAATATAAGCGGACTGCTGAGCACTTCCAAATCATTTACTATCTCTGATCTGCCAATTGGCGTCCATAAAATATCTTTGCGAGTATGGGACAATGAAGGTGCGTGGTCAGAAGTTTCAAGAGAGATAAAAGTAAGGCGCACACCGGTCGTATTTGTTGGTGGCTATGATTGGGAGGACATGCCCAAATATGGCGAAATTCATTATCGCCCTGAGATAGAAGACCCAAAGGCCACAACGAGAGATTCTAATTTATTTATTCAACCACGGACAGGCGATCTTTATAAATGGGCGTATAAGCTTTCCGAAGAGATAAGTAAACTGAAATTGGATACTGGGACAAAAAAGGTTGATATTGTAGCATATAGTGCGGGCGGTTTGATTGCCAGATGGTATATTCAGAAAGGTTATAGAAATGATGTCAGAAAATTTATCAGTGAAGCCTCTCCGCATCATGGAACAGATGTTAGCTTATTGGGTCAAATATTCTTAGAACCCTGGGAAGGAGAAAAAGGGGGAGGGAGGAGTATTAGACCCCACAGTGATTTCCTGAGGGAATTGAACGGACACGATGGTTGTGCTGACACTCGTGAAAGAGGCATCGATTTAATTAACCCAAATACTGAATATTATGTTATTGCCCAGGATAGTGAATATTACCGTACCTTTGCACATACACATAACAAAGGGCTTGAAAAAATATTAGGGGGTAATATTACCTTTCCTGCCTTGTTACGGATAGGGGACGGGGTTGTTCTCGGCTACAGTGCATATTTGGACAATGTAGTATGGTTTAAAATAAATGAGGGCGACCATCCAGGCTATTATGAAGAACTTGGTGTAATTGCCAAAGCGAATGAAATACTTCACAACGATTCATTTGCAAACATGGTTCAAGATTCCACAAGCAGTTTTGAAAACCCCTTAGAACCTACACAAGATAGTCAAAAAGCAACCCATCAAATAGAAACAATCAATGATACAATCCAACCGAGTGGTATAGCCTCTCATGTTGCCCAGATTGACGCTACCGCTGACAGTATAATATTTGAATTGCAGGGACGGTGTGCGCTTGATTTGACGGTAACCTCCCCAAGCGGCGCAAGAATTGATTCATCCGATCCTGACATAAGCGTTATTAAGCAAGATGATTATATCTTATATGAAATTGCAAACCCTGAAGTGGGCAATTGGACATTGGAAGTTACCGAGCCGGGTATTTCAACAAATGAATGCAGCTATGCCATAAGAATTTTTATGGAGACAAAACTTTTTGTCGGTACAGGGACTGACCAAAATGGCTATAAACCTAACGATACCATTAAAGTATATGCTTATGTCCAGTATGATGATTTTTTACCGGAGACGACCTCGGTTACAGCACACATTCTTAAACCCGACGCTTCCAGTGAAACGATCCTCTTGTTTGATGACGGAGCGCATGGCGATATGGAAGCCAGTGATAACATTTACAGGGGGACATACGATAATACCACTCTAAGCGGAGACTATCTCATTACCGTTAATGCAGTGATTTCACAAGAGGGGAAAACATATAACAGAACTGCTCGGACTGCGACATGGGTAGAGTTGTATCCCGATCTGGCTATCTCACCTTCCGACATAGCTTTTTCAAATACTAATCCCAATCATGGAGCTCCTGTGACAATAACGGCAACGATTAAAAATATTGGAGACATTGACGCGAATGAGGTCAAAATACTATTCTTTGATGGGGATCCGGAAGAATCAGGCATTTCTATTGGTGAAAAAACGATTGATCTGCCCGCCGGAGAAACCACAACTGTTTCCATACCCTGGCAAGCTGTTCGCGGAACTCACACCATCCATATAATCATAAGTCCTTTTAATGAATTTCTGGAACAAACCTATGACAATAACCGTGCGAGCGCAGACATCACGGTTAACGATTCGATACGCCCCGTGCCGAATGCCGGAGCGGATATGGTTGTACTGGTTGACACACCCGTGTTATTTGATGGAAGCGCTTCAACAGACAACGCCGGCATAGTGAATTATGCATGGGATATTAACACCTCTATTGACAGCGATGGCGATGGAATTGCTGATAATGATGTTGATTTGACCGGTGCAAAGCCTGTTTACGTCGGGGGGTATCTTTCCCCCGGCACATACGAAGTGAAGCTTTCGGTGAATGACGCAGATGGAAATGGTCCCGTCAGTGATATTCTGATTGTTACGGTCACATCAGAATCTGATATTCAAAAGCCCGTTGCATCCGCCGGTTCCGATCAAACGGTGAGACTTATGGCCGCGGTATCTTTTGATGCAAGCCAATCCCATGATGATTTCGGGATCGCAAGCTATTCATGGGATACCGATGTATTGGTAGATAGCGATCAGGATGGAATACCGGACAACGATATTGACCTGATCGGGGTTCGCCCGAGTCTGACCAATGGATATTCTACCTCCGGGCCGCATACTGTAAAATTGACTGTTGATGATGTTGCCGGAAATGGACCTGTCTCAGATACGCTTACCGTGACCGTCACCAATAGCCCGCCGATCGCTCGCGCCGGGGGGCCTTATAACGCCGATGAGGGGTCATTAGTGATGCTGGACGGCGGCAACTCCGAGGATCCAGATGGCGATCAACTAAAATATCGATGGGATTTCAACGGCGATGGCGTCTGGGACACCCAATGGTCTGCTGTTTCAACTGCACATCATGCATGGGCTGATGATTATTCCGGGATAGTGAACCTGGAAGTTTCTGATGGCGATTTCAACGCTATAGCAACAGCGCAAATAATCATCAACAATCTCGCACCGATAGTAGAAGCAGGAGCCAACAGAAAGGTAAACGCAGGCGACGTTATCAGCTTCTCCGGGCTTATTACAGATCCAGGCGAATCAGATATACACACAATCGAGTGGGATTTCGGAGATGGGACGACTGTTGGCGGCGACTTGGGTGTCAGCCACCAGTATAACAAAATAGGCGAATACCAAATTATACTGACCGTCACGGATGATGATGGGGGAACAGGACAAGATACGCTCCAGGTATCCGTTGTTCCAAAAACATCACCTGAGGTTTCAACCGACACGGCCGCTGATGTGACCAGCGATTCAGTTATTTTACGAGGTACACTGGTAAACACAGGCGCGACGACACCGGTACAGGTTAAATTTAAGTGGGGGTTCGATACAAGTTACGGCCATGAGACATCATCACAGACGATGACAGGCGAAGGCGCTTTCATTTTTTACCTCACCGGTCTCAGTAGTAACACAACATACCATTTTAGAGCCAAAGCGGTTGGTGATGGCACGGGTTATGGAGAGGATATGTCGTTCACAACGCCCGCCCCGCCACCAGCCACAACGGTTTGGGTGGACGATGACTATGCTCAAAACAATGCGGGTGGCCACGATTGGGGTTATGATGCCTTTAATCGTATTCAGGATGGTATTGAGGCCGTTGCCTCACCTGGCTCCGTGCACGTGGCAGCCGGATGGTACAATGAGAATCTCTCCATGAAGAGCGGTGTGGAAATCTTGGGGACAGGCCCAGAAGTTTCCATTATCGATGGCAGCGGGAATGGTTCTGTGATGACTGCCGACAACGTGACACGCGCAAAGATAGACGGCTTTACACTGACCAACGGTATCTCCACCAGTGGTGGTGGAATTTACATTACCAACTCCGGACTAGTTATCAGCAATTGCATTATATCAGATAACTCGGCCGATGACGGCGGCGGAATATTTATGTCTAACTCTTCTGCTGACATTACGGACTGCATTATTTGTGATAATACCGCTTTTCAGAGCGGCGGAATTGAATGTACGGATGGCTCATCGCCAACTATCTCCGGGTGCACCATTAAAGGCAATCACGCCGGCAATCTGGCCGGTGGAATGCGTTGCTACAGAAGTGCTTTGCCTATCCTTAAAAATTGTATCATCACTGCTAACCAGGCTCCCGTGGGCAGCGGAATTGTTTGCCAGGATTATGCCGAACCGACCTTTATTAACTGCACTATCACCGGTAATCAGTCTGATAATTATGGCGGCGGAATTATTTGTCAGGGCTACCCTTCATGGCCCATTATTACTAATTGTATCCTCTGGGATAACACCCTCCCTGAAGTATCCTCCGGCATTGAAAACATCAGCTACTCCAACATTGACCAAGATGGTTTTGAGGATATTAACGGCAATATTCGAAAAGAGCCACTCTTCGTTGGTGGCGAGGATTATCATTTGTCGGCAGACTCACCTTGCATTGATGCCGGAACGTTAAAAGGAGCGCCTATAGATGATATTGATGGTGAAGAGCGGCCTTTCGGAGTGGGCATAGACATCGGAGCTGATGAATATGTGTTCTCCTCATTGGTCCTCTTTTTTGACTTTGAAAATGGGAGTACAGTAAGCGACTCATCTGGCAATGGGAATGACGGCACAGTGAATGGGGCTGTTTTTTCACCTGGAGAAGGGGTTGATGATAGTAACGCCTTCTTGTTTGACTGGTCCGCTCAGAACAACATTGAGGTTGCCTATCAAGAGGACCAAACCACAACAGAGGAATTAACCATAGAGGCATGGATCTATCCCACGGACTGGGACAATGTATATTCCGGATATAATCGCATTGTCTCGAAGCCGCCTGTGTATCTTCTCGGGGCAAGAACCAACGGGCTCCCGCATTTTCAGATTCTTACCGAGAATAATGGATATCAGGACGTTACGAATTTTAATGCAATGAGTCTGAACCAATGGCATTATGTGGTTGGGACATTTGATGGGCGAAACCTCAACATCTATCTCGACGGAAAGTTGGGGGGGACAACAGAACTTATAGAAAATGACCGCATTGTTGCAAATGAAAACCCTATTTTTATAGCTGAATCTCCAGAACTTAATGAAGGGTTTAGTGGCGTAATCGATAATGTAGCTATCTATAAGAGTGTCAAACCGCTAAGTAAAATTGAAAAAACTTGGGCTTCAATCATGCTGCGGTGCCAAGGAGATTTTGACAACGACTGTGATGTGGATGGGAGTGACCTGACTGTTTTTGCTGTTGGGGGGAGCAGCATCACAGCGAAACAATTTGCCGTAGATTTCGGCAGGATGAATTGCCCCTAAATCGACCCAACGAAAACATAGCTTCAGCCTATCCGCATCAATAGTCCCCGGTCCCGGGCAGGCGAATTTTAATGCATGGTGGTTCCCTGTTCAGCGTATATAAGAATCGGACAAAGCATGATATGCAACAAAGCTGACAGGTTAAGGCGGAATTTCAGGATTATAAACGTCGAAGATATTTTGATGATTTTTTAAGAGCCCCCTTTTCAGGTTTCTGAAAAGGGGGGCGTTTGGGGTTAGGATTAGCCAATCGGAAGAATTGCTCTGCTGTATTGTTCGTTAAGAACCTCCGCCATGGCAAGATAAATAGCGCTCATTCCGCAGATGATGCCTTCAAAACCGGCAATTGTTCCGATAAGATGTGAACCTGTCCAGTCTTTGATTGCAAGAAGAAAAAACAATACTGTCAGCGATGCAAAAACAAACTGAAGGCCTTTGTTAGATTTTAATGTCCCGAAAAACATGAACATTGTAAAAATGCCCCACATAAACAGATAGCAGGCCATGAATTTTGCGGGTGTTGCATCTGCCCAACCAAGCTTAGGCAAAAGAATAAGTGCCACCAGGGTCAACCAGAAGTGACCATAAGATATGAAGGCCGTAACACCAAAAGTATTACCTTTTCTAAACTCAAGAATACCAGCGATAATCTGGGCTGCCCCCCCGTAAAAAAGCCCCATTGCCAGAATCATTGAACTGATTTCAAAAAAACCGGCATTATGAATATTCAAAAGCACGGTTGTCATTCCAAAGCCCATCAATCCAAGAGGTCCAGGATTTGCTAACGTTTCATTTCTCATTTTCATACTCCTATTTGTAAATTATTAAAAATTGTAAAATACTTTTAACAGAATTAGCAAGCATTGTGCCATAGTCCTATTGCAGGCTTCGAGTCGGTTTATTGCCGTGAATAATCAGCCCATATGTCCATCATCATTCGTCACAATCCTTTGGATCGTTCTTAAAGACCTGAAAGGCCTTGTCATCATCGTTTTGAGGTACGCTTAATAATTATTGAAAGCTCAACATGCAGGCTTAATTACAAATAAATTTATTCTTAGTTCTTCTGAAAAAAAAGGGTGAGGTGAGAATTAAAACAAGGCAAAAAGATGCTATTGGGCGCATATGACCCAAATTAGGACCAATCTGTCTTATTTCAAGGCAGATTTATCCCATGGGTCATCATTTTACGATAAAGTGTCTTGGGGGAAATGCCCATTTTCTTAGCGGCTTTTCCTCTGTGCCACCGGGAGAGCTCGAGTGCAGAAAGAATAAACTGTTTCTCAAACCGGGCCACGGCATCAGGCAGGGGAAGGTCTGCGCCCAAATCCGAAACGGCCATGAGTCCCGGGGGTCGGGGGGGTGGACTCGCTGGGAGGGCGAGATTCGGTGGAGCAGTAAAATCAAGACCGTGAAAGCCAATGTACCTGCGCAGAACATTCTGGAGTTCCCTGACATTTCCGGGCCAGTGGTAATTGTATAGCGCTTGTATGTCTTGTTCGGGTAAGGCATAAAAGTGAAGGGATGATTTCATCCGGCTGAAAAAATAATCTGCAAGGAGAGCAAGGTCTTCCTTCCGTTCACGAAGGGGCGCGATATCTATCGGTATGACATACAAGCGGTAAAAAAAATCGCTGTGAAGCCTGCCCTTTTGAACCTCTTCCCATAGATTCCGGGTACTGGCGGCAACAATTCTGAACTCGGAATAAAGGACCTCATTGCTCCCAACCGGTGAATACCCTCCCCCGTCCATTACCTGTAGGAGCTTAACCTGCATGCTCAGGGAAAGTTCACCAACTTCATGAAGAAACAGGGTGCCGCCCTGTACATAGGAAAGAACGCCCTTCTTGTCATTATGGGGACCAGTAGCGGCTCCTTTTACATGACCAAAAAATTCGGTTTCCAGAAGAGATTCAGAGATGGCATCACAATTAACAGAAAGAAACGGAGCGTTTTTTCTTTGGCTGGTATCGTGTATCGCCCTTGCAACCAGCTCCTTACCGACCCCCGATTCGCCTTGGATAACAACACTGTCAGCACTGCCTGCCGCCCGTACAATTATGCCATAAACCTCCTGCATTTTTCGGCTTTTGCCGATGATATTGCAGAACTTGAAGCGTTCACCCATTGAAGACCGAAACAGTGAATAGTGTTGCTGGAGCTGTTCGGATTCACGTTTCATTGTCTCTTCCTGGATTTTGCGAAGGGAAATATCCTGAAGCGTTGTGACTGCGCCTGTGATCTTGCCTTCTTGGTCAAAAACAGGAGCCGCCAGAAAATTTATATATCTTGGTTTTCCATTAATATTTTCAAAATAGTCTGTTGCCTCCCAGGCATTCTGCACAAGGCTGGACTGCGCCGGATTTTTCGTGCTGTATATTTCAAGAAATTTTTTATAGTCCTGCTCGACAACAAGATCGGCCAAAACCGGCCGTTTGCTGGAATAAAAAATCTTCCACTGGTGGTCGGTGCCGACAATCTCTTCAGCGGAAACGCCTGTGAGAGATTCAAAAGCTTTATTCCAGATTTTTACCCTGTGGTCGGTCCCTATGGCAAACTGGGATATCGGCGTATACTCAAGCATAATTAAATCCAGCCCCAGGTTTTTAGCTTTTTTAAAAATTCAGGCATAAGTTCAGGCGGCAGGGTATCCGGTAGGCAAATGGTCATGGTCAATGCTGACAAATTGCTCATATTATTCTTCCTTTATGCCCTCCAAACATGGGTTTGCGGTTCAGGCACAAGCTTTCATGCCTGCCGACATTGTTAAACGCCTTGTATAATCATCCAATCATGGTCTTGCCCGGCATTATTTTTGGGTAAATGACCTCTTACCGCTTAAAAACACCAAAGCAAAAATCGAGCCAATAAAAGTCGATATTAAAATGCTATAGTTTGTTTTTCACCCGGTCTGGTGCGTTCATTTCTGTCAGGGGAAATGCGTTACGTGACGGCTGATTTTAGATAAGCTGGGAGCACCACCAATCCTTTTGCCGGGCTTGGCGATATGTTAAAAGGTAAGTTGTGACCTTGCAGTCGGCCTGAGA
This window of the uncultured Desulfobacter sp. genome carries:
- a CDS encoding PAS domain S-box protein, which translates into the protein MVNAVAFSDGRTFIDFFAVNIPPYSMFNKFSVFILCMVSGLYVSSICRKQKRGEEALRASEESLRGLVSALPIGVGTLKDRVLTSANERMWEITGYPPDEIIGHETCKLYADKDEFKRVGKEIYSKIARVGCCFVNTCWRRKDGLELNVLIGAAVAHKGAESTDIVLSVMDITEQHEKEAWYRLLFEEAHDGLLLMDEHHFVDCNASALRAFGVARERIIGASPFDFSPEKQPDGTESEQAGMERINAALAGEPQVFEWRHLRGDGVPIDAEISLNCIQRGGKQYLLATNRDITERNQMLKALHESEEYLTSIFRTVRTGIGVVADRSLETVNDRFCEIFGYARKELVGDLTRKLYVSEEEFQRCGKAIYGQLEQKGISTVEAHMVRKDGREVHVRIDSTRLASAVNGNTVISSILDITALKHAEDQLRASEERFKALHNASFGGISIHDKGVILDCNQGLADITGYRLDELIGMDGLRLIADQSRELVMGNIKSRYEEPYEAMGVRKNGEEYPLRLEGKMIPYQGKTMRVVEFRDITESKRTLKALQENEQFLASIFRSTPTGIGVCKNRVVMTVNDRFCKIFGYPREEIVGQDVRMLYASEEEYQRCGQEIYEDLEKYGYGSIEALGRHNNGKEIHVLLNMAPLPADEEERVISLNIMDITEWKKNEEALRRYKDELEEMVKERTEELMDSNAELQRLIEASDDRSEQTAILNEMGELLQACETEEETYRVAVGVCAKLFPKDSGCLGILDEDNWSINVVGSWGDGHSCNEEFAHNDCWAIRRGKAHMVLEPDTDPLCIHVRKKPACGTICVPMNAQGKVLGMAHMLFDSAIKEYKEPERRRILQEKRLLLGGLVERYAPSLVNLRLRESLREQSIRDRLTGLFNRRHMEEALNCELARARRRGASLVVIMIDVDHFKRFNDTYGHETGDEVLRKLGGFLTSTVRMEDIPCRYGGEELMLILPECTMKDGLNRAEEVRRGIEKDVMVVHNKERLQVTASLGVASFPLDGENMESLIAAADKALYRAKEAGRNKVVAYKNQS
- a CDS encoding chemotaxis protein; translation: MSEQGILLESGTNELELLAVLINDQPFGINVAKVQSIQQYDQKSIATLPHEVPGVLGMLLYRDKTIPVMDLAQILDIEETIEYEREIVVVTEFNNSVNGFKVNGVRRIYRISWKDLVPLDQTIGDTNYFTGSVSIEGDQILVVDLEHILSTIFPDLIIEDVSEENLSKNERITRDQLQIIFTDDSSTIRKGVSSALKSAGFSNITEFENGSQTLQHLKINFGNGEQNLSKVVLISDIEMPQMDGLTLCKNVKQNPNLKNIFTIMFSSLINKQMIAKCNAVKADNYVTKPETNQLIQLLDELCIGSAD